In the Topomyia yanbarensis strain Yona2022 chromosome 3, ASM3024719v1, whole genome shotgun sequence genome, one interval contains:
- the LOC131690363 gene encoding cilia- and flagella-associated protein 20-like translates to MFRNTYQRGILTVFSSSGSKPLAIWDIKTKNGHAKRVTDEELKLMSFELMGSNVATTYMVAPKCPCPSLGIKLPFLVLLVKNLKKFFSFEIQILDDRKLLRRFRASNYQSATRVDNFCTVMPLALTPGWNQIQFNLADFTRRAYGTNYIETVRIQIHANVRVKRVYFSDKLYPDDALPPQLRLHPPLRPCKMSDQIARSGKKLPEPVETVRPPTPEKVAKMGSGEKAETGQNGGKAIMQDFVPQQRIPSVTIQTEPEHELEPPVVNDNFDTTEPNIEDVPPVAVGDPETAIADFPATPSATEIAE, encoded by the exons ATGTTCCGTAACACATATCAGCGGGGAATTTTGACTGTGTTCTCGAGCAGTGGAAGCAAACCGTTGGCAATATGGGATATTAAGACCAAGAACGGCCATGCTAAACGCGTAACGGATGAAGAACTCAAGCTGATGTCGTTCGAGCTAATGGGCTCTAACGTGGCTACCACCTACATGGTAGCTCCAAAATGCCCGTGTCCTTCGTTAGGCATAAAACTGCCATTTTTAGTATTGTTAGTGAAAAACTTGAAGAAATTCTTTTCTTTTGAAATACAG ATTTTGGACGATCGCAAGTTGTTGCGTCGCTTTCGTGCCTCTAACTACCAAAGCGCAACTCGGGTGGACAATTTTTGCACTGTAATGCCGCTTGCTCTGACCCCCGGTTGGAATCAAATACAGTTCAATTTGGCCGATTTCACCCGACGAGCCTACGGTACGAACTACATCGAAACGGTTCGGATTCAGATTCATGCTAATGTTCGCGTCAAGCGTGTCTACTTCAGTGATAAACTCTATCCGGATGATGCGCTTCCGCCTCAGTTAAGACTACATCCTCCTCTGCGGCCGTGTAAGATGAGTGATCAGATCGCACGTAGTGGTAAGAAGCTGCCCGAGCCTGTTGAGACTGTCAGACCACCGACGCCCGAGAAGGTAGCGAAGATGGGAAGTGGAGAGAAGGCTGAGACAGGTCAGAATGGCGGAAAAGCGATAATGCAAGACTTCGTGCCTCAGCAACGGATTCCATCAGTTACAATCCAAACTGAGCCAGAACATGAACTGGAGCCTCCAGTTGTCAACGACAATTTTGATACAACTGAGCCCAACATTGAAGATGTGCCACCTGTAGCTGTTGGGGATCCGGAAACTGCTATTGCTGATTTTCCAGCAACACCGTCTGCTACAGAAATCGCcgagtaa